The Parafrankia discariae region CCATCAAGGCCCCGGTGGAAAATGATTTCTTCATCGGACGGGACGACGATCTCGACCGAATAGCCGAGTTTCTCGACCGTGACGGCCGCGCGGTGCTCGTCGCGGAAGGTGCCCGGCCGGACATGGGTGAGTCGGAGGTCGCGGTCGAGTACTCGTACCGGTTCCGGATGCGATACGACCTGATCTGGTGGATTTCCTGCCGGCCGGATGACGACATCCCCGGCCAGTTGAGTGATCTTGACGCCCGGCCGCAACCCGAGCCGCCGCGGTCCGAGTCGAATCGGCGCGGGTCCCGGCGGCTTCTGGTGTTCGTCGGGGCCGGGAATCCGGACGACGTCAAGGAGCATCTGCCGGACGATGACACTCACGTGGTCGTGGTGGCCGGAACGGCCGGCTCCTGGGATCGGTGGACCGTACCTATAAGAAGCCTGAGCCGGGCCGAGTCGATCCTCCTCCTCACCGAGACGACGATGGTCAACCCGAGTGAGGCGAGCCAGCTCGCGGAACTGCTGGGGGACCGCCCGGGCCTCATCGCGGAGGTCGCCGGGTATCTCGTCCGCCGCGACGCCTCGCTGGCGAGCTGCCTCGCGCTGCTCACGACGTCCCGGCGGCACGACGAGCTGCCGCTGAGTCTGTACCTCCGACTGTTGACCATGTCCATCGGGAAACCCGCGGGTCGCGAGGTGCCGTCGAGCGCGACGGTCCTGCCGGACAGCCGTGTTCCCGCCAACGGCCAGGCCACGCGCCCGGAGCGGTCCGAACCCGCCGATCCTCCGGAGCTTCCCGGATCCTCCGACTCCCTCGCACCGCCCGCGTCCGGTGAGCCACCCGGGTTCAGCGGGCCGCCCGCCTCGCCGGCGGGTATCGACCTGACCGACAGCTGGCCGGACCGCGCCCCGGTCGGGTACCTCGGAGAGCGCGACGTCCCGCTGACGTTTCCGGCGCCGGAGACCGACCTGCTCCTGCCGGAACGGGACCAGCTCAGGATCTACGCGGCGCTCAGTCACGTCTGGGACCTGCAACAGCCGGACACCTTCGACGCCTGGGTGGCCGAGGTGTCGCGGCGGCTCGGCCGCACGGTCCTGCTCCCCGCCGCCGAGCCGCTGGCGGTACGGGTGATGGCGCTGGTCCGGCACGCCCTGGCCCAGCCGGGCCCGGGGACGTTGGACACCATGCTGCAGGCGCTGGAGGCGCAGGACCCCGGCGACCCGTCGGTCCGGCAGTTCCGCTGGAACGTCGAGAACGCGCGACCACGGTGGGGTCGGTCGGCCGGCGGCGGGCGGATCGACAGCAGGTTTCTCGTCGAGCAGAACGCCGAGGTGGGCGTGGGCAGGCCGGACGAGCGGCCGCCGTACTTCTTCCTCAGTTATGCCCGGCGCCCCGACCGCGACCTGGTGGAGTTCTTCCACCGACGACTTGAGGTCGAGATCGGCAGAAGAATCAGCCGGGAGGTCAACAGCAGTGGATTCCTCGACCGGCTCAGCCTTGAGGGCGGTGCGCACTGGCGGGCGGAACTGCGTGAGGCCGCCCGCAGCAGCTCCGTGATGATAGCGCTCTGCTCGGACGACTATTTCACCAGCGACTGGTGCGGGCGGGAGTGGGCGGTGTTCCAGGAGCGGATCAACCGGGCCACACCATCCGGCGGCGTGCCACCGGCGGCCATAATACCCCTCCCCTGGCTACCCCTCACCCGGGAGCGTCCCAAGCCGGTCCGTGACGTGCAGATGATGCCTCTCCACGCCATAACCACGGAAGATCTACCGGTTATGGATCTCATACAGGAGGACGACGCACTCGTCCGGCGGCTCATGCGACTGCTGGTTGAACGAATGATGAAAATCACCGCATCGGCGCTGCCGCCGCTCCCCCGGGACGAGACCGGGCAGATAGCGCCACTGTTCGGGGAGCCGTCCGGATGAACGGCGTGTCGGATGGCACCGCCGGCTCGGGGCAGAGGTCCGGAAACAGCGCGGGGACTGGCCCGTTCCGGGTGTCCCTCGGTGTCTTGCCATCCCATCCCCTTTCTGACGGTGTAAAAATGCGGGATCATGGGTCGGTGGTGTGGGCGAATATGAAGTCCAGAGGCGGATCGGCGAAATCGGCGGAGCCGGCGC contains the following coding sequences:
- a CDS encoding TIR domain-containing protein, which produces MDCFLLSSAIGNDTRWIKRFHHDLEREVRVREGASMTGVLSARPGLAPVDSPGRGIGAVAELPVMVALCCDDYFEDPWCGQEWAVFTERLRSGSSAAEAAGDTAGTTGTARVPGDVPRLLPIMWRRGQVARWPKLSALTDSSAARVTAELGESYAAHDLYTLLRTQPQGEDGYFAVVHAIARQVSRARGTPPPVLSTEAASAVPPAFGQPGETAVAASPRRHNSVWKQPQRRTARVDAPVEWQCAPDRDEAPVRQPLPTAPTARSGPATAGRVATAGRVAVSYVGANQPWADWIRQILVSRGHRVDLIRWNALGGERLSATLEKALRSGAEHLICVLSREYCVTRSDPGAEVTELERWELLGDGAPSGSRIQRVVIDREPLPEPLRSMPFVDLRAGSATAVAELLTRIGAPRGGRPGDAHSLPTRSPDSLPPAIKAPVENDFFIGRDDDLDRIAEFLDRDGRAVLVAEGARPDMGESEVAVEYSYRFRMRYDLIWWISCRPDDDIPGQLSDLDARPQPEPPRSESNRRGSRRLLVFVGAGNPDDVKEHLPDDDTHVVVVAGTAGSWDRWTVPIRSLSRAESILLLTETTMVNPSEASQLAELLGDRPGLIAEVAGYLVRRDASLASCLALLTTSRRHDELPLSLYLRLLTMSIGKPAGREVPSSATVLPDSRVPANGQATRPERSEPADPPELPGSSDSLAPPASGEPPGFSGPPASPAGIDLTDSWPDRAPVGYLGERDVPLTFPAPETDLLLPERDQLRIYAALSHVWDLQQPDTFDAWVAEVSRRLGRTVLLPAAEPLAVRVMALVRHALAQPGPGTLDTMLQALEAQDPGDPSVRQFRWNVENARPRWGRSAGGGRIDSRFLVEQNAEVGVGRPDERPPYFFLSYARRPDRDLVEFFHRRLEVEIGRRISREVNSSGFLDRLSLEGGAHWRAELREAARSSSVMIALCSDDYFTSDWCGREWAVFQERINRATPSGGVPPAAIIPLPWLPLTRERPKPVRDVQMMPLHAITTEDLPVMDLIQEDDALVRRLMRLLVERMMKITASALPPLPRDETGQIAPLFGEPSG